The nucleotide sequence CGTTGAGCGCGGCGTACAGCGCGAAAAAGACGAGCGCGGAGACAACCGCCGCCACGCCCAGGGAAGGGGCGGCATGACTCTCCCTGCCCGCGATGAAAAAGCAAAGTATCACGGACGGGGGCAGGGCCAGAACCAGGCTTACGCGCTCTTTTTCTTTCGCCACCTTTGGGTCTCCATGGGATGAGGACGGCGCTCGGCTCTGTTTCCAGAGTATCAGATACGTGATGGCCTGTCGTGTCATAATCATTTCGGTAGTGACGCTGCTTAGCAGACTGTCCTATTTTAAGGGAGGCTTACACCCCGACCAGCTCATACAGGGGCTTGCAATGGGACCACCCCCTTGCCTAGCCTTGCCTGCCGCCGGTTCGCTGCCTGTCCGGCGGTCGGCCTCCTGCCCATGCCGCTCCCCCCTGTCGCGGCCCGGCCAAAATATTGTCGTCACCCTTCATCGATTCGCAAAATACAACGTAACACGCCGCGCTACTTTACTCTTTATGGCCGAAAGTCAGTTTATGCAACGCCATGAAACGACCCCGGCAAGGGCATGGAACACTAAAATAATGCCAATTATAAAATTATTTTCAGGCCAATCTCTTTACATGTGCTGTGAAAGGCGTATCTGTTCTGAGTTCAGTCTATTTCAACGAGCATGGATTTTTTGGATCTTGGGCGTTCTGATGTACAGCTCCACTCGATGCGAAAAGAAATGCTAAAAACAGGAGCAACCCATGTCCAAGAAACTCTATGTCGGCAACTTGTCTTTCAATTCCACCGAAGACGACATCCGCACCCAGTTCTCCAACTACGGCGAAGTCATCAGCGTCAATCTCATCACCGATCGTGAAACCGGCCGTCTGCGCGGTTTCGGTTTCGTCGAGATGGACGACGAAGGCGCCCGTGCGGCCATCGCCGGCATGGATGGCCAGGACTTCGGCGGCCGCAATCTGAAGGTCAACGAAGCCGAGGACAAGCCCCGCTCCGGCGGCGGCAACCGCGGCGGCAGCCGCTGGTAGTCCCCGAGGACTCCACTTACGCCTCTCGACAATGACCAAGGGCCAGGAACATGTTCCTGGCCCTTTTTGCGTGGCGTGGGAGA is from Solidesulfovibrio magneticus RS-1 and encodes:
- a CDS encoding RNA recognition motif domain-containing protein translates to MSKKLYVGNLSFNSTEDDIRTQFSNYGEVISVNLITDRETGRLRGFGFVEMDDEGARAAIAGMDGQDFGGRNLKVNEAEDKPRSGGGNRGGSRW